One Chromobacterium paludis genomic window carries:
- a CDS encoding Hsp20/alpha crystallin family protein → MSMLPSRHSLFDEFFRDFTPGFFIKPLHGDALPAQIKMDVKETEQAYQVEAELPGVGKEDIHVEIDGPLVTIKAEVKQCDEQKQEQQSLRSERYYGMVSRSFQLPQDIDREAASAKYENGVLLLNLPKRRGGGAGQRLRIE, encoded by the coding sequence ATGAGCATGTTGCCCAGCCGCCATAGCCTGTTTGACGAATTTTTCCGCGACTTCACCCCCGGCTTCTTCATCAAGCCGCTGCATGGCGACGCGCTGCCGGCGCAAATCAAGATGGACGTGAAAGAAACCGAGCAGGCTTACCAGGTTGAGGCCGAACTGCCCGGCGTCGGCAAGGAGGACATCCACGTCGAGATCGACGGCCCGCTGGTGACGATCAAGGCCGAAGTGAAACAGTGCGACGAGCAAAAGCAGGAGCAGCAAAGCCTGCGCAGCGAACGCTACTACGGCATGGTGTCGCGCAGCTTCCAGCTGCCGCAAGACATCGACCGCGAAGCGGCCAGCGCCAAGTATGAAAACGGCGTGTTGCTGCTGAACCTGCCGAAACGGCGCGGCGGCGGCGCGGGACAAAGGCTGCGCATCGAATAA
- a CDS encoding SgrR family transcriptional regulator, with translation MRLRQQYQLLYQAFGETPSQPGLPQLARLWRCSERNARLQLARMRELGWLEWQPGRGRGHRSTLRLAQTPDGLDWQQLQDMLARGQLEQAFSRLEPARQQQLLAALPAHLGAGDSGRSLRIPIPHAPLTLDPLLVNSRLESHLVRQVFDRLCRHDKQGKSLRPALAHHWESDADGRGWRFWLRPGLRFHDGAALDAETAAASLLRLKGPENPYHSLYAHLNRVDIHDAWSFSCQLDEADYLWPQRLATANASIVPQRRGADFARLPVGSGPFRVELHSPQRLKLAAFDRHYRERALLDAIELWIIPSPNEQDYHLRLEYGTQNGATMLQSACTYLLIPPGGAAIPDEQRLPLMSYLASPHPIASSEARQPALGLQPGWTHPRPVSAAPPRLSSQTLTLFHYDLPCFPSLAAALAQRLSPLGVDLVARCLTRREFFDSAAWRPQADLILCSEILHDDRDYGMYEWLSGCSTLRLGLDHAAAGRLAGEMRQLQGQPAFSARQEGYRRAGDWLVAEGWLLPLSHEKVGHRASPQLAGLQLGGNGWTDFAGLWLRA, from the coding sequence ATGCGCCTGCGCCAACAATATCAGCTGCTCTATCAGGCCTTTGGCGAAACCCCGTCCCAGCCCGGCCTGCCGCAGCTGGCCCGGTTGTGGCGCTGCAGCGAGCGCAACGCGCGCCTGCAATTGGCCAGGATGCGCGAGCTGGGCTGGCTGGAATGGCAGCCGGGCCGCGGCCGCGGCCATCGCTCCACCCTGCGGCTCGCGCAAACGCCGGACGGGCTGGACTGGCAACAGCTGCAGGACATGCTGGCGCGCGGCCAGCTGGAGCAGGCCTTCTCACGCTTGGAGCCGGCCCGGCAGCAGCAGCTGCTGGCCGCGCTGCCCGCCCATTTGGGCGCCGGCGATAGCGGCCGCAGCCTGCGCATCCCCATTCCGCACGCGCCGCTGACCTTGGACCCGCTGCTGGTCAATTCACGCTTGGAATCCCATCTGGTGCGGCAAGTGTTCGACCGGCTGTGCCGGCACGACAAACAAGGAAAAAGCCTGCGCCCCGCGCTGGCCCACCACTGGGAAAGCGATGCGGATGGGCGCGGCTGGCGCTTCTGGCTGCGGCCCGGGCTGCGCTTTCACGACGGCGCCGCGCTGGACGCCGAAACCGCCGCCGCCAGCCTGCTGCGCCTGAAAGGCCCGGAGAATCCCTATCACTCGCTGTACGCTCATCTAAACCGCGTGGACATCCACGACGCCTGGTCTTTCAGCTGCCAGCTGGACGAGGCGGACTACCTGTGGCCGCAACGGCTGGCCACCGCCAACGCCTCCATCGTGCCGCAGCGGCGCGGCGCGGACTTCGCGCGCCTGCCGGTGGGCAGCGGGCCGTTCCGCGTCGAGCTGCACAGCCCGCAGCGACTGAAGCTGGCCGCCTTCGACCGGCATTACCGCGAGCGCGCGCTGCTGGACGCGATCGAACTGTGGATCATCCCCTCGCCAAACGAGCAGGACTACCATCTGCGGCTGGAATACGGCACCCAAAACGGCGCCACCATGCTGCAATCGGCCTGCACCTATTTGCTGATCCCGCCTGGCGGCGCGGCCATACCGGACGAACAACGCCTGCCGCTGATGAGCTACCTCGCCTCGCCGCACCCGATAGCGTCCAGCGAGGCGCGTCAGCCGGCGCTGGGCCTGCAGCCCGGCTGGACCCATCCACGGCCGGTATCTGCCGCGCCGCCGCGCCTGTCCAGCCAGACGCTGACGCTGTTTCATTACGACCTGCCCTGCTTCCCGTCCTTGGCCGCCGCCCTGGCGCAAAGGCTGTCGCCGCTGGGCGTGGACCTGGTGGCGCGCTGCCTGACGCGCCGCGAATTCTTCGACTCCGCCGCCTGGCGGCCGCAAGCGGACCTGATCCTGTGCAGCGAAATCCTGCACGACGACCGCGACTACGGCATGTATGAATGGCTGAGCGGCTGCAGCACCTTGCGCCTGGGCCTGGACCATGCCGCCGCCGGCCGACTGGCTGGCGAGATGCGCCAGCTGCAGGGCCAGCCGGCATTTTCCGCGCGCCAGGAGGGCTATCGGCGGGCAGGCGACTGGCTGGTGGCCGAAGGCTGGCTGCTTCCGCTGTCGCATGAAAAAGTCGGCCATCGCGCCAGCCCTCAGCTGGCGGGCCTGCAGCTGGGCGGCAACGGCTGGACCGATTTCGCCGGGCTGTGGCTGCGCGCTTGA
- a CDS encoding MFS transporter: MSPHSPAVRRILLSSFLLSLSRAAITPLLVLTLARQLGLSLQATGGLLGAVLLATALFGVYGGYWLDRLPRGPALRAAAVLMGLGSALLPYAHGYAAVVAALAAGELAMTLYGIAVKAILSDLAEESQRGRVFSLRYTLANAAWAVGPLLCSAALLWNELAPFWLGGALALAGWLTQPRLPSFPRDMAALPDGFAATLRTLAGDRVLVWFTASSLLAYVVYGRFSSYLPLYLLTRMDEADAMRWMSALISCNAIVVVALQYPLGRLLKPRRLIRSIVGGFLLVGAGMLWLGAVDSLPMMCAGIALFTLGEVVLVPAEYLYIDAIAPEALKGSYYGAQNLASLGGALGPALAGALLAHGPAWLLFAVLAMLCVLGAGLALFGDRLRLQRAAPAAAADASALPASLS; encoded by the coding sequence GTGTCGCCGCACTCCCCCGCTGTCCGCCGCATTCTGTTGTCGTCCTTTCTGCTATCGCTGTCGCGCGCCGCGATCACGCCCTTGCTGGTGCTGACCTTGGCCAGGCAGCTTGGGCTGAGCCTGCAAGCCACTGGCGGCCTGCTGGGCGCGGTGTTGCTGGCCACGGCCTTGTTTGGCGTGTACGGCGGCTACTGGCTGGACAGGCTGCCGCGCGGACCGGCCTTGCGCGCGGCGGCGGTGTTGATGGGGCTGGGCAGCGCGCTGCTGCCCTATGCGCATGGTTACGCGGCGGTGGTGGCGGCGCTGGCGGCTGGCGAGCTGGCGATGACGCTGTACGGCATCGCGGTGAAGGCGATATTGAGTGATCTGGCGGAGGAATCGCAACGCGGCAGGGTGTTTTCCCTGCGCTATACCCTGGCCAACGCGGCCTGGGCGGTGGGGCCGCTGTTGTGCAGCGCCGCGCTGCTGTGGAACGAGCTGGCGCCGTTCTGGCTGGGCGGCGCGCTGGCGCTGGCCGGATGGCTGACCCAGCCGCGGCTGCCGTCGTTCCCGCGCGATATGGCGGCGCTGCCGGATGGCTTCGCCGCCACCTTGCGTACTTTGGCCGGCGACCGCGTGCTGGTGTGGTTCACGGCCAGCAGCCTGCTGGCCTATGTCGTGTATGGCCGCTTCTCCAGCTATCTGCCGCTCTATCTATTGACACGGATGGATGAGGCCGACGCCATGCGCTGGATGTCCGCCTTGATCAGCTGCAACGCCATCGTGGTGGTGGCGCTGCAATATCCGTTGGGGCGGCTGCTCAAGCCCAGGCGGCTGATCCGCTCCATCGTCGGCGGCTTCTTGTTGGTCGGTGCCGGCATGCTGTGGCTGGGCGCGGTGGACAGCCTGCCGATGATGTGCGCGGGCATCGCCCTGTTCACGCTGGGCGAAGTGGTGCTGGTGCCGGCGGAGTATCTTTACATCGACGCCATCGCGCCGGAGGCGCTGAAGGGCAGCTATTACGGCGCGCAAAACCTCGCCTCGCTGGGCGGCGCGCTGGGGCCGGCGCTGGCCGGCGCGCTGCTGGCGCATGGTCCGGCCTGGCTGCTGTTTGCCGTCTTGGCCATGCTGTGCGTGCTGGGCGCGGGGCTGGCGCTGTTCGGCGATAGGCTGCGTTTGCAACGTGCCGCCCCGGCTGCGGCTGCCGATGCTTCCGCTTTGCCGGCTTCTTTGTCATGA